Proteins encoded by one window of Electrophorus electricus isolate fEleEle1 chromosome 17, fEleEle1.pri, whole genome shotgun sequence:
- the tmem120b gene encoding transmembrane protein 120B isoform X1: MSLERCRSELEQIDQEYHELQETHKVYRQKLEELTNLQAKCSSAISKQRKGLRELRLTLHRYGKACDEQDSWMINHLQSQIKEKQNVFFDMEAYLPKKNGLYLNLVLGNVNVTLLSNQAKFAYKDEYEKFKLYMTIILMLGAVSCLFVLNYRVTDEIFNFLLVWYYCTLTIRESILMSNGSRIKGWWVSHHYVSTFLSGVMLTWPEGPIYQLFRSQFLAFSIYQSFVQFLQYYYQSGCLYRLRALGERNQLDLTVEGFQSWMWRGLTFLLPFLFFGHFWQLYNAVTLFRLAARDDCKEWQVFMMALTFLVLFLGNFLTTLKVVHQKIHKEKVQKTD; encoded by the exons ATGTCACTGGAGCGATGTCGAAGCGAACTGGAGCAAATAGACCAAGAATACCACGAATTACAG GAGACACACAAAGTTTACAGACAGAAGCTTGAAGAGCTGACGAACCTCCAGGCGAAATGCAGCAGTGCCATTAGCAAACAGCGGAAGGGCCTCAGAGAGCTGCGGCTGACGCTGCACAG GTACGGAAAAGCCTGCGATGAACAGGACTCTTGGATGATAAACCATCTGCAGTCTCAGATTAAAGAGAAGCAGAATGTTTTCTTTGATATGGAAGCCTATTTGCCAAAGAAAAATGG ATTGTACTTAAATTTGGTCCTTGGAAATGTGAATGTAACACTTCTCAGCAACCAGGCAAA GTTTGCTTACAAAGATGAGTATGAAAAGTTTAAGCTGTACATGACCATAATCCTGATGCTTGGTGCTGTAAGCTGCCTGTTTGTTCTGAACTACCG agtgACAGATGAAATCTTCAATTTTTTATTGGTCTGGTACTATTGCACCCTGACCATAAGGGAGAGTATCTTAATGAGTAATGGCTCCAG AATTAAAGGCTGGTGGGTGTCTCATCACTACGTGTCCACCTTCCTGTCAGGGGTCATGCTGACATG GCCAGAAGGGCCGATTTACCAGCTGTTCAGGAGTCAGTTTCTGGCCTTCTCCATTTACCAGA GTTTTGTACAGTTTCTTCAGTATTACTACCAGAGTGGTTGTCTGTACCGCCTCCGTGCCCTTGGAGAGAGAAATCAGCTGGACCTCACAGTGG AGGGGTTTCAGTCGTGGATGTGGCGGGGTCTGACCTTCCTGCTGCCCTTCCTGTTCTTCGGACAT TTCTGGCAGCTGTACAACGCAGTGACTCTGTTTAGACTGGCTGCCCGAGACGACTGCAAAGAGTGGCAG GTCTTCATGATGGCACTCACGTTTCTGGTGCTGTTCCTGGGAAACTTCCTGACCACGCTGAAGGTGGTTCATCAGAAGATCCACAAGGAGAAGGTGCAGAAGACGGACTGA
- the tmem120b gene encoding transmembrane protein 120B isoform X2, which yields MSLERCRSELEQIDQEYHELQETHKVYRQKLEELTNLQAKCSSAISKQRKGLRELRLTLHRYGKACDEQDSWMINHLQSQIKEKQNVFFDMEAYLPKKNGLYLNLVLGNVNVTLLSNQAKFAYKDEYEKFKLYMTIILMLGAVSCLFVLNYRVTDEIFNFLLVWYYCTLTIRESILMSNGSRIKGWWVSHHYVSTFLSGVMLTWPEGPIYQLFRSQFLAFSIYQSFVQFLQYYYQSGCLYRLRALGERNQLDLTVEGFQSWMWRGLTFLLPFLFFGHRYDDQTPVFSVVLAAVQRSDSV from the exons ATGTCACTGGAGCGATGTCGAAGCGAACTGGAGCAAATAGACCAAGAATACCACGAATTACAG GAGACACACAAAGTTTACAGACAGAAGCTTGAAGAGCTGACGAACCTCCAGGCGAAATGCAGCAGTGCCATTAGCAAACAGCGGAAGGGCCTCAGAGAGCTGCGGCTGACGCTGCACAG GTACGGAAAAGCCTGCGATGAACAGGACTCTTGGATGATAAACCATCTGCAGTCTCAGATTAAAGAGAAGCAGAATGTTTTCTTTGATATGGAAGCCTATTTGCCAAAGAAAAATGG ATTGTACTTAAATTTGGTCCTTGGAAATGTGAATGTAACACTTCTCAGCAACCAGGCAAA GTTTGCTTACAAAGATGAGTATGAAAAGTTTAAGCTGTACATGACCATAATCCTGATGCTTGGTGCTGTAAGCTGCCTGTTTGTTCTGAACTACCG agtgACAGATGAAATCTTCAATTTTTTATTGGTCTGGTACTATTGCACCCTGACCATAAGGGAGAGTATCTTAATGAGTAATGGCTCCAG AATTAAAGGCTGGTGGGTGTCTCATCACTACGTGTCCACCTTCCTGTCAGGGGTCATGCTGACATG GCCAGAAGGGCCGATTTACCAGCTGTTCAGGAGTCAGTTTCTGGCCTTCTCCATTTACCAGA GTTTTGTACAGTTTCTTCAGTATTACTACCAGAGTGGTTGTCTGTACCGCCTCCGTGCCCTTGGAGAGAGAAATCAGCTGGACCTCACAGTGG AGGGGTTTCAGTCGTGGATGTGGCGGGGTCTGACCTTCCTGCTGCCCTTCCTGTTCTTCGGACAT AGGTATGATGACCAAACCCCAGTGTTCTCTGTAGTTCTGGCAGCTGTACAACGCAGTGACTCTGTTTAG
- the tmem120b gene encoding transmembrane protein 120B isoform X3 produces the protein MSLERCRSELEQIDQEYHELQETHKVYRQKLEELTNLQAKCSSAISKQRKGLRELRLTLHRYGKACDEQDSWMINHLQSQIKEKQNVFFDMEAYLPKKNGLYLNLVLGNVNVTLLSNQAKFAYKDEYEKFKLYMTIILMLGAVSCLFVLNYRVTDEIFNFLLVWYYCTLTIRESILMSNGSRIKGWWVSHHYVSTFLSGVMLTWPEGPIYQLFRSQFLAFSIYQSFVQFLQYYYQSGCLYRLRALGERNQLDLTVGESPHPHMTSQWRGFSRGCGGV, from the exons ATGTCACTGGAGCGATGTCGAAGCGAACTGGAGCAAATAGACCAAGAATACCACGAATTACAG GAGACACACAAAGTTTACAGACAGAAGCTTGAAGAGCTGACGAACCTCCAGGCGAAATGCAGCAGTGCCATTAGCAAACAGCGGAAGGGCCTCAGAGAGCTGCGGCTGACGCTGCACAG GTACGGAAAAGCCTGCGATGAACAGGACTCTTGGATGATAAACCATCTGCAGTCTCAGATTAAAGAGAAGCAGAATGTTTTCTTTGATATGGAAGCCTATTTGCCAAAGAAAAATGG ATTGTACTTAAATTTGGTCCTTGGAAATGTGAATGTAACACTTCTCAGCAACCAGGCAAA GTTTGCTTACAAAGATGAGTATGAAAAGTTTAAGCTGTACATGACCATAATCCTGATGCTTGGTGCTGTAAGCTGCCTGTTTGTTCTGAACTACCG agtgACAGATGAAATCTTCAATTTTTTATTGGTCTGGTACTATTGCACCCTGACCATAAGGGAGAGTATCTTAATGAGTAATGGCTCCAG AATTAAAGGCTGGTGGGTGTCTCATCACTACGTGTCCACCTTCCTGTCAGGGGTCATGCTGACATG GCCAGAAGGGCCGATTTACCAGCTGTTCAGGAGTCAGTTTCTGGCCTTCTCCATTTACCAGA GTTTTGTACAGTTTCTTCAGTATTACTACCAGAGTGGTTGTCTGTACCGCCTCCGTGCCCTTGGAGAGAGAAATCAGCTGGACCTCACAGTGGGTGAGTCGCCCCATCCCCACATGACCTCACAGTGG AGGGGTTTCAGTCGTGGATGTGGCGGGGTCTGA
- the morn3 gene encoding MORN repeat-containing protein 3, producing the protein MYHLKITRKTEPLSKQWDRKAEKSGLRHTVYSVNGDEYTGEWLHNKKHGKGSQVWKKAGAVYDGDWKFGKRDGYGTLRKLQPSSAQYVRVYSGAWKNDKKEGYGTHFYSATACYEGEWLENERNGWGRMRYENGDIYEGQWLRDRRHGQGLLLLANHNRYEGSWEDGRENGYGRFYFLDKGRVYEGFWVDGVPKCGTVCDLGRDHAPRPPTYPIPEVRVQDVDSVLMEGVARYSAVRSKAGRQCGGCDHTQPV; encoded by the exons ATGTATCACCTAAAGATAACACGGAAAACGGAGCCCCTGTCAAAACAGTGGGACAGAAAGGCTGAGAAAAGCGGGCTGCGCCACACCGTGTACTCGGTGAACGGGGATGAATACACGGGCGAGTGGCTGCACAACAAGAAACACG gaaaaggaaGTCAGGTTTGGAAGAAAGCTGGAGCTGTATATGACGGAGACTGGAAATTTGGGAAGCGCGATGGCTACGGGACACTGAGGAAGTTACAACCGTCATCTGCTCAGTATGTCAGGGTGTACTCGGGGGCCTGGAAAAACGACAAGAAGGAG GGTTATGGGACGCACTTTTACAGCGCGACTGCGTGTTACGAGGGTGAATGGCTGGAGAATGAGCGCAACGGGTGGGGCAGAATGCGCTATGAAAACGGAGACATTTACGAGGGACAGTGGCTCAGGGACAGACGCCACGGTCAGGGCTTGCTCCTTCTGG CCAATCACAACAGGTACGAGGGGAGCTGGGAGGATGGGAGGGAAAATGGATACGGACGCTTTTACTTCCTGGATAAGGGCAGAGTGTACGAGGGCTTCTGGGTTGACGGGGTCCCCAAatgtggaacagtgtgtgatcTTGGAAGAGACCACGCACCAAGACCACCCACGTACCCAATCCCTGAG GTGCGTGTGCAGGACGTGGACTCTGTGCTGATGGAGGGTGTAGCACGTTATTCCGCCGTGAGAAGTAAAGCAGGCAGGCAGTGCGGAGGATGTGaccacacacagcctgtctgA
- the orai1b gene encoding calcium release-activated calcium channel protein 1, with translation MSRSELSLQALSWRRLYLSRAKLKASSRTSALLSGFAMVAMVEVQLDTSHDYPPGLLIAFSACTTVLVAVHLFALMISTCILPNLEAVSNVHNLNSVKESPHERMHHHIELAWAFSTVIGTLLFLAEVVLLCWVKFLPIRPKEQRNSTMSAGVAAAITSTSIMVPFGLVFIVFAVHFYRSLVSHKTDRQFQELEELEDLTRLQNALDQRGEGSALCSPASP, from the exons ATGAGCCGGAGCGAGCTCTCGCTGCAGGCGCTGTCCTGGAGGCGCCTGTATCTGAGCAGGGCGAAGCTCAAGGCGTCCAGCCGCACCTCGGCGCTGCTTTCTGGTTTCGCCATG gtggccATGGTGGAGGTGCAGCTGGACACCAGCCATGACTACCCTCCCGGGTTGCTGATTGCATTCAGCGCCTGCACCACGGTGCTGGTGGCCGTGCACCTGTTCGCTCTGATGATCAGCACCTGTATCCTGCCCAACCTGGAGGCCGTCAGCAACGTGCACAACCTCAACTCGGTCAAGGAGTCGCCGCACGAGCGCATGCACCACCACATCGAGCTGGCCTGGGCCTTCTCCACCGTCATCGGCACGCTGCTGTTCCTGGCCGAGGTGGTGCTGCTCTGCTGGGTGAAGTTCCTGCCCATCAGACCCAAAGAGCAGAGGAACAGCACCATGTCCGCAGGTGTAGCAGCAgccatcacctccacctccatcatgGTGCCCTTCGGCCTTGTCTTCATCGTGTTCGCCGTGCACTTCTACCGCTCGCTGGTCAGCCACAAGACTGACCGCCAGTTCCAGGAGTTGGAGGAACTGGAAGATCTGACCAGACTGCAGAATGCGCTGGACCAAAGAGGGGAGGGGTCTGCTCTCTGTTCCCCTGCCTCCCCATAA
- the LOC113586912 gene encoding lysine-specific demethylase 2B: MDTREESGRKLRSIGRMMYDENEDLSDVEEIVNIRGFNVEEKLGSERYNSNLVRYMDGKDFTYEYVQREALRVPLIFKSKEGLGVRMPDPEFNVSEIKGLVGSRRMVDVMDVSTQKGSEMSMAQFTRYYETPEEERGKLFNVISLEFSHTKLENLIQRPTVVDLVDWVDNMWPVHLKEKQTEATNIISEMKYPKVQRYCLMSVKGCFTDFHIDFGGTSVWYHVFRGQKVFWLIPPTAHNLELYEDWVVSGKQNDVFLGDRVEGCQRMDLKQGDTFFIPSGWIHAVYTPEDSLVFGGNILHSFNIPMQLTVHEIENRTKVHSKFRYPFFYEMCWYVLERYVQCLTKRSYLSADFQTAAGRDGSETLSCESPAPRPRTGIDDTSGKTQEEQTERAALPYPVPTASRDLKAPPTSDSDDQEGAGSPGWEGLSTWTHLTEYELSGLQALVEKLESLPENKRCVPSGIEDPEALLENVKVVLRAHAEDDPLLAVTGMPIVCWPEKSIKPRAPVRPRARSGTCGVAPAAAGGSGVRLGCMRGSSGSRRRRTRCRRCEACVRVECGLCHFCRDMKKFGGPGRMKQSCILRQCIAPMLPHTAVCVVCGEAGKEDAVVEEEERVRLMLMECSICNEILHPACLKVEVGGEVMEVGGVVNNELPNCWECPKCNQAGKAGKKRGPGFKYAPALPGSLLKEPRLPKNIKDKLGACVTKETPATMAAIPSASKQKPEAVDMFISKPVLEAEPDDDNKNLSVLEAEPDINQHLSLLEAEPNDINKNLSVLEAEPDDLNKHLSVLEAEPLLKLKAEVEPLSRKRKLTPDSEAHASRRKVS; this comes from the exons ATGGACACGCGCGAAGAATCTGGACGCAAACTG CGATCCATTGGCCGAATGATGTACGATGAAAATGAGGATTTGTCTGACGTGGAAGAAATCGTAAATATCAGAGGATTTAACGTGGAGGAGAAACTTGGGAGCGAGCGGTACAACAGTAACTTAGTCCGCTACATGGACGGCAAAG attttaCCTATGAGTATGTTCAAAGAGAAGCGCTGCGCGTGCCCCTGATTTTCAAGTCGAAGGAAGGGCTAGGGGTCAG aatgCCAGATCCAGAATTTAATGTGAGTGAAATCAAAGGTCTCGTGG gaagcCGTCGAATGGTGGATGTGATGGACGTCAGCACGCAGAAAGGATCAGAGATGAGCATGGCTCAGTTCACTCGTTACTATGAGACCCCAGAAGAGGAACGAGGCAAACTGTTCAATGTCATCAGTCTGGAGTTCAGCCACACCAAACTGGAGAACCTCATCCAAAGACCCACTGTG gTGGATTTAGTGGACTGGGTGGACAACATGTGGCCAGTCCAtctgaaagagaaacaaactGAAGCTACCAACATTATATCTGAGATGAAATACCCAAAGGTCCAGAG gTATTGTCTGATGAGTGTAAAAGGCTGCTTCACTGATTTTCACATAGACTTCGGTGGAACCTCCGTGTGGTACCACGTCTTCAGGGGGCAGAAG gtgttctGGCTCATCCCCCCCACTGCTCATAACCTGGAACTGTATGAGGACTGGGTTGTCTCCGGGAAACAGAACGACGTGTTCCTGGGGGACCGTGTGGAGGGGTGTCAGCGTATGGACCTCAAACAGGGAGACACATTCTTCATTCCCTCGG GCTGGATCCACGCTGTCTACACTCCGGAGGACTCCCTGGTCTTCGGGGGCAACATTCTCCACAGTTTCAACATCCCCATGCAGCTGACCGTCCATGAGATCGAGAACCGAACTAAA GTGCACTCCAAGTTCCGCTACCCCTTCTTCTACGAGATGTGCTGGTATGTGTTGGAGCGGTATGTGCAGTGCCTGACCAAGCGTTCCTACCTCAGCGCTGACTTCCAGACCGCAGCCGGGCGGGATG GCAGTGAGACTTTGAGCTGTGAAAGCCCTGCCCCTCGCCCACGGACAGGCATAGACGACACGTCAGGGAAGACACAGGAGGAGCAGACTGAGAGAGCAGCCCTGCCTTATCCCGTCCCCACTGCCTCGCGTGACCTCAAAGCCCCACCCACCAGCGACTCGGACGATCAGGAGGGGGCGGGCTCTCCGGGCTGGGAGGGGCTGTCCACATGGACACACCTGACCGAGTACGAGCTGAGCGGCCTGCAGGCCCTGGTGGAGAAGCTGGAGTCCCTGCCAGAGAACAAACGCTGCGTCCCATCAGGCATCGAGGACCCCGAGGCCCTGCTGGAGAATGTGAAG GTGGTCTTAAGAGCGCATGCTGAAGACGACCCCCTGCTGGCCGTCACGGGGATGCCGATTGTGTGCTGGCCTGAGAAGTCCATCAAG ccgCGGGCTCCAGTCCGCCCTAGAGCACGTTCAGGCACTTGTGGGGTGgctccagcagctgctggggggtcaggggtcaggttAGGCTGTATGCGGGGCTCGTCAGGGTCACGGCGGAGGCGCACACGCTGTAGGAGGTGTGAGGCGTGTGTGCGGGTTGAGTGCGGACTGTGTCACTTCTGCAGGGACATGAAGAAGTTCGGAGGACCAGGACGCATGAAACAGTCCTGCATTCTGAGGCAGTGCATCgct CCTATGctgccacacacagcagtgtgtgtagtgtgtggagagGCGGGGAAGGAGGACgcggtggtggaggaggaggagagggtgcGGTTGATGCTGATGGAGTGCTCCATTTGCAACGAGATTCTCCACCCTGCCTGCCTGAAG gtggaggtgggtggtgaggtgatggaggtgggtggtgtggtgaaTAACGAACTGCCAAATTGTTGGGAGTGTCCCAAATGCAACCAAGCAGGGAAGGCTGGCAAG AAGCGAGGACCTGGCTTCAAATATGCCCCTGCCCTGCCTGGCTCTCTGCTCAAAGAACCCCGCCTCCCGAAAAACATTAAGGACAAGCTAGGTGCATGTGTAACCAAGGAAACGCCTGCTACCATGGCAGCCATCCCATCAGCATCCAAACAGAAGCCAGAGGCAGTGGACATGTTCATTAGCAAGCCTGTGCTTGAGGCGGAGCCTGATGATGATAACAAGAATCTCTCTGTGCTGGAGGCGGAGCCTGATATCAACCAGCATCTCTCTTTGCTGGAGGCGGAGCCTAATGATATCAACAAGAATCTTTCTGTGCTGGAGGCAGAGCCTGATGATCTCAACAAGCatctgtctgtgctggaggCGGAGCCTCTGCTGAAACTCAAAGCAGAGGTGGAGCCTCTTTCCCGGAAGAGGAAGCTGACTCCAGACTCCGAAGCACACGCGAGCAGAAGGAAGGTGTCGTGA